The Gracilinanus agilis isolate LMUSP501 unplaced genomic scaffold, AgileGrace unplaced_scaffold57088, whole genome shotgun sequence genome includes a window with the following:
- the LOC123256216 gene encoding exosome complex exonuclease RRP44-like: protein MVKSRTFLKKTRAGRVLKIVREHYLRDDIGCGTSGCTECWGAQEGQALESWPCNPQSSLCPQPHYLLPDTNILLHQIDILEDPVIRNVILLQTVLQEVRNQSAPIYKRIRDLISDHTKHFYTFTNEHHRETYVEQKQGENDNDRNDRAIRVAAKWYNEHMKKMTTDENHPQVIFITNDIKNKEKAIEEGVPAYTCEDYIKSLKANPELVDRLACLSDEGNEIESRKVLFPEHLPLSKLQQGIKSGAYLQGTFRASRENYLEATVWLHGDDEENGEIILQGLRNLNRAIHEDIVAVELLPKTQWVAPSSVVLQDDGQNGDDEEVKENTLKIAVNEKMLRPPGRVLGIIKRNWRPFCGMLSKSDIKESRRHLFIPADKRIPPIRIETRQASTLEGQRIIVAMDGWHKNSRYPNGHFVKNLGAVGDKETETQVLLLEHDIPHQPFFQAVLSFLPKMPWNITEEDMKNREDLRHLCVCSVDPPKCTDIDDALHYRELENGHLEVGVHIADVSHFIRPGNALDQESAKRGTTVYLCEKRIDMVPELLSSNLCSLRSNVDRLAFSCIWEMNHNAEILKTRFTKSAINSKASLTYAEAQMRIDSANMNDDITTSLRGLNKLAKILKRRRIDAGALILSSPEVRFHVDSETHDPIDLQTKELRETNSMVEEFMLLANVSVAKKIHEEFSENALLRKHPAPPPSNYEVLVKAAKSKNLDFKTDSAKALADSLVQVESPDFPYLNTLFRILTTRCMMQAVYFCSGMDNDFHHYGLASPIYTHFTSPIRRYADIIVHRLLAGAIGADSTYPDLTNKHKLADLCKNLNFRHKMAQYAQRASVTFHTQLFFKNKGIVNEEAYILFVRKSAIVVLIPKYGLEGTVFFEEKDKPKPRLTYDEEMPSLKVEDTEFHIFDKVKVKITLDSSNLQHQKIHMSLLEPQIPGVNVPTHSTSSNTDEPEKKRRKLEN, encoded by the coding sequence CCTCAGCCCCACTACCTCCTGCCTGACACCAACATATTACTCCACCAGATTGATATACTTGAGGATCCAGTCATCAGAAACGTAATCTTGCTACAAACAGTTCTCCAGGAGGTGAGGAATCAGAGTGCACCCATATATAAGAGAATCCGTGATTTGATAAGTGATCATACCAAGCATTTCTACACCTTCACCAATGAGCACCATAGAGAAACATATGTAGAACAAAAACAAGGGGAAAATGATAATGATCGGAATGATAGAGCTATCCGAGTGGCAGCAAAATGGTACAATGAAcacatgaagaaaatgacaacagaTGAGAATCATCCTCAAGTTATCTTCATAACaaatgacataaaaaataaagagaaggcaATAGAAGAGGGGGTCCCAGCTTATACATGTGAAGACTACATAAAAAGTTTAAAGGCAAACCCTGAACTGGTAGATCGTCTTGCTTGTCTATCTGATGAAGGGAATGAAATAGAAAGCCGAAAAGTACTATTTCCAGAGCATCTTCCCCTGAGTAAGTTACAGCAAGGCATAAAGTCTGGTGCATACCTTCAAGGAACATTCAGAGCAAGTAGAGAGAATTATCTTGAAGCCACAGTATGGCTTCATGGAGATGATGAAGAGAACGGAGAGATCATCCTCCAAGGACTTAGAAACTTGAATCGAGCTATTCATGAGGACATTGTAGCTGTAGAGCTTTTGCCCAAAACTCAGTGGGTAGCACCATCTTCTGTGGTCTTACAAGATGATGGACAAAAtggtgatgatgaagaagtaaaagaaaacactCTAAAAATTGCTGTGAATGAGAAAATGTTAAGACCTCCAGGAAGAGTGTTAGGTATAATAAAGAGGAACTGGAGGCCATTTTGTGGCATGCTTTCCAAGTCTGATATTAAGGAGTCAAGAAGGCATCTCTTTATACCTGCTGACAAGAGAATACCTCCAATTCGAATAGAAACAAGACAAGCTTCAACCTTAGAAGGACAAAGAATTATTGTTGCAATGGATGGTTGGCACAAGAATTCTAGATATCCTAATGGTCACTTTGTAAAAAATTTAGGTGCTGTTGGTGATAAAGAGACTGAAACACAAGTTCTTCTTCTTGAACATGATATTCCCCATCAGCCTTTCTTTCAGGCTGTTCTTAGTTTCCTGCCAAAGATGCCTTGGAACATCACTGAAGAGGAcatgaaaaatagagaagatcTGAGACATCTTTGTGTTTGTAGTGTGGATCCTCCAAAGTGTACTGATATAGATGATGCTTTACATTATCGAGAACTAGAAAATGGACATCTAGAGGTTGGTGTTCACATTGCAGATGTTAGCCACTTCATTCGACCAGGAAATGCTTTGGATCAAGAGTCAGCTAAGAGAGGAACAACTGTATATCTTTgtgaaaaaagaattgatatgGTGCCAGAATTGCTGAGCTCTAATTTATGCTCTTTGAGATCGAATGTGGACAGACTTGCCTTTtcatgtatttgggaaatgaatcacaatgctgaaattttaaaaacaagatttaCAAAAAGTGCAATTAATTCAAAGGCCTCACTTACATATGCAGAAGCTCAAATGAGAATTGATTCAGCAAACATGAATGATGATATCACCACTAGTCTCCGTGGACTAAATAAACTAGCAAAAATTCTGAAGAGGCGGAGAATCGATGCAGGAGCTTTGATACTTTCTTCTCCGGAAGTTCGATTTCATGTGGATAGTGAAACTCATGACCCTATAGATCTTCAGACAAAGGAACTTAGAGAAACAAATTCCATGGTGGAGGAATTTATGTTGCTTGCCAATGTTTCTGTTGCAAAGAAAATCCATGAAGAATTTTCTGAAAATGCCTTGCTCAGAAAACATCCTGCTCCTCCTCCGTCAAATTACGAAGTTCTTGTGAAGGCAGCAAAATCCAAGAATTTGGATTTTAAGACTGATTCAGCAAAGGCTTTGGCTGACTCATTAGTTCAAGTAGAATCTCCTGATTTTCCATATCTAAACACACTCTTCAGGATATTAACTACTCGCTGTATGATGCAGGCAGTTTACTTCTGCTCTGGAATGGATAATGATTTTCATCACTATGGCTTAGCATCAccaatatatacacattttactTCACCCATCAGAAGATACGCAGATATAATTGTCCATCGGCTTTTGGCAGGAGCTATAGGAGCAGATTCCACTTATCCAGATCTGACAAACAAGCACAAACTAGCAGATTTATGCAAAAATCTCAATTTCAGACACAAAATGGCACAATATGCACAGCGAGCATCTGTTACATTTCATACACAGTtgttcttcaaaaataaaggaatagTGAACGAAGAAGCCTATATTTTGTTTGTAAGGAAGAGTGCTATTGTGGTATTAATTCCAAAATATGGTTTAGAAGGAACAGTATTTTTTGAGGAAAAAGACAAACCAAAGCCAAGACTTACTTATGATGAGGAGATGCCCTCACTAAAAGTAGAAGATACAGAATTTCATATTTTTGATAAAGTTAAAGTGAAAATCACCTTAGACTCATCCAATCTTCAGCATCAGAAAATTCATATGTCCCTGCTAGAACCCCAGATACCAGGAGTAAATGTTCCTACCCATTCTACAAGCTCGAACACTGATGaaccagaaaaaaagaggagaaagctaGAAAATTAG